One window of Catharus ustulatus isolate bCatUst1 chromosome 3, bCatUst1.pri.v2, whole genome shotgun sequence genomic DNA carries:
- the ANKEF1 gene encoding ankyrin repeat and EF-hand domain-containing protein 1 isoform X2, with product MAAAEAGGDPTAAPEPATSTCSSESTSLKEDNLSYPGMLPVDKRLLNLQIYKLLQCVHEKNKEQIENLIQKGFPDLINYTEPKEGYGAFHLASMKNDIEMCSFLLEHGARPNVHDKMGRTPAMKAAELGHEVILELLVKANADMTAVDNEGKGILFYCLSPTARHTHCLQIALEYGADVNNCTTTGRSVLLEACEQAHRLKEMCLIFLEKGADPNAKDPATGRTAVMEAAREGTAEVVLDLLRRGADVNLFDFERHSAAHFAAKGGFLEILMIISGYNADLKLIAMNGNTPLHYAAEGGFADCCRYIGQRGCDPTWSNLVHLTPREVAKNGGFKAAAAVLRKAEKAFKKPNEILAWYLKVYDWSLQHEDAIRKELETEEEGDGMVSRNDFMSLIRKHWGTVDEEQIEILAKMHEESSGKVRLDDFFKGSKYLQKIFLLSSFGPKAKKKKKPQRKKGKKGLPVPICVIPKSELPLREDGLPTYMVEAVPRIPEEQHFKQDHQATHPMLDDRVWADVNATDNFLWTPLHHACYNGHLDITELLVKAGAAVNAPAIGNATPLMRAIEACRLDMVYFLITAGADVQATNSNGKSVLDLAQIFQNATIIELLENQLQILAEEQEKEEAMAAKGGKPKPAEPPKPVKEPEDVSEPPDENPVPEKPKRSRKDSSAYLKSLTKRENENDISFRPRKIWSPDATAIQLAERQELIREHAALYGHMEDFTTLFNRKFNK from the exons atggcggccgCTGAGGCGGGCGGGGATCCGACCGCGGCCCCTGAGCCCGCGACGTCCACCTGCTCCTCAG AAAGTACTTCCTTGAAAGAAGACAATCTTTCCTATCCTGGGATGCTACCAGTAGATAAAAGGCTTCTAAACTTACAGATCTACAAACTTCTTCAGTGTGTTCATGAGAAAAACAAGGAGCAAATAGAAAATCTGATCCAGAAGGGATTCCCAGATCTCATTAATTACACAGAGCCTAAGGAAGGATATGGTGCCTTTCACTTGGCCTCCATGAAAAATGACATTGAAATgtgctccttcctgctggaaCACGGAGCTCGTCCAAATGTCCATGACAAAATGGGACGCACTCCTGCCATGAAGGCAGCTGAGCTAGGCCATGAGGTGATTTTGGAATTATTAGTAAAAGCTAATGCAGATATGACTGCTGTGGATAATGAAGGGAAAG GTATTTTGTTTTACTGCCTTTCACCTACAGCACGCCACACCCACTGCTTGCAAATTGCCTTGGAATATGGTGCAGATGTCAACAACTGTACTACTACTGGGAGGTCTGTGCTTCTAGAAGCCTGTGAGCAAGCTCATAGGCTTAAAGAAATGTGCTTGATTTTCTTGGAGAAAGGAGCAGATCCCAATGCAAAAGACCCG GCCACGGGGCGCACAGCAGTGATGGAAGCTGCAAGGGAAGGCACTGCCGAGGTGGTGCTGGATCTGCTTCGCAGGGGAGCCGATGTGAACCTGTTTGACTTTGAAAGGCACAGTGCGGCACATTTCGCAGCCAAAGGAGGCTTTTTGGAG atTCTGATGATTATTTCAGGTTATAATGCAGACTTGAAACTGATTGCCATGAATGGTAACACTCCACTTCATTACGCTGCAGAGGGAGGATTTGCAGATTGCTGCAGGTATATAGGACAAAGAG GCTGTGATCCTACATGGTCAAACTTGGTGCATCTGACCCCGAGGGAGGTTGCTAAGAATGGTGGgtttaaagcagcagcagcagtgttgcGCAAAGCTGAGAAAgcctttaaaaaaccaaatgaGATCCTTGCCTGGTATCTGAAGGTGTACGACTGGTCCTTGCAGCACGAGGACGCCATCCGCAAGGAGTTGGAGACTGAAGAAGAAGGAGATGGGATGGTATCCAGAAATGATTTTATGTCACTTATTAGGAAGCACTGGGGCACTGTGGACGAGGAACAAATAGAAATTCTTGCTAAAATGCATGAAGAATCCTCTGGCAAGGTCAGACTTGATGACTTTTTTAAAGGCTCAAAGTACTTGCAGAAAATCTTTCTGCTATCATCCTTTGGACCCAAAgcaaagaagaagaagaaaccacagagaaaaaaaggcaaaaaaggcCTCCCTGTGCCGATCTGTGTAATCCCGAAGAGTGAACTTCCTCTTAGGGAAGATGGTCTCCCTACCTACATGGTTGAGGCTGTCCCACGCATTCCTGAAGAGCAGCATTTCAAACAGGACCACCAAGCCACCCATCCCATGCTCGATGACCGTGTCTG ggctgatgTCAATGCAACAGACAACTTCCTGTGGACTCCTCTGCATCATGCTTGCTATAATGGACACCTGGATATCACTGAGCTGCTGGtgaaggctggagcagctgtgaaTGCCCCTGCAATAGGCAATGCCACCCCGCTGATGAGAGCCATTGAGGCCTGCAGGCTGGACATGGTCTACTTCTTAATCACTGCAGGTGCTGATGTCCAAGCTACAAACAGCAATG gaaaGAGTGTTCTTGATCTTgctcaaatatttcaaaatgctaCAATAATTGAACTGCTTGAAAATCAACTGCAAATTTTGgcagaagaacaagaaaaagaagaagcaaTGGCAGCAAAAGGTGGGAagccaaaaccagcagagcCACCAAAACCTGTGAAAGAG CCTGAAGATGTATCAGAGCCACCTGATGAAAACCCTGTTCCTGAAAAGCCAAAGCGTTCCCGTAAGGACAGTTCTGCTTATTTGAAATCTTTGACAAAGAGAGAAAACGAAAATGACATCTCCTTCAGGCCCAGAAAA ATATGGAGCCCTGATGCCACAGCAATACAGCTtgcagaaaggcaggaattaaTCCGTGAACACGCTGCTCTGTATGGTCACATGGAAGATTTTACAACCCTCTTCAATAGAAAATTTAATAAGTAA
- the LOC116994459 gene encoding D-beta-hydroxybutyrate dehydrogenase, mitochondrial-like produces the protein MWAAAPVLLLLLLLLLLPLARRGAARLEPAGRAVLITGCDSGFGHLLALRLHRLGFTVFAGCLCPSGDGARRLQREAGGAGRLRVLRLDVTRARDVRAAKELVLSHLPERGFWGLVNNAGISTFGETGWLPMETYEKFADVNLLGSIRTTLAFLPLLRKYKGRIVFMSSIIAYFTLGNGIYSMTKAAIEKFCDALRLEMKKFGVQVCIIQPGNYARSTKIQPPLSAEEIWSELSEEEKAVYNKEYIQERANFFNSILSEGSTNGGEVVDAMVDALTSPAPKARYMVAKLKEKALVFVCALFPTVVMDSVLSYALSKVKLA, from the exons ATGTGGGCAGCggcccctgtgctgctcctgctccttctcctgctgctgctgccgctggcgcggcgcggggcggcgcggcTGGAGCCGGCCGGGCGGGCCGTGCTCATCACGGGCTGCGACAGCGGCTTCGGGCACCTGCTGGCGCTCCGCCTCCACCGCCTCGGCTTCACGGTGTTCGCGGGCTGCCTGTGCCCCAGCGGGGACGGGGCGCGGCGGCTGCAGCGGGAGGCGGGAGGCGCCGGCCGGCTGCGCGTCCTGCGACTCGATGTGACCCGCGCCCGCGATGTGCGCGCCGCCAAAGAGCTGGTGCTCAGCCACCTGCCCGAGCGAG GTTTCTGGGGCCTTGTCAATAATGCAGGAATATCAACATTTGGTGAGACTGGGTGGCTGCCTATGGAGACATATGAAAAATTTGCAGATGTGAATCTCCTTGGGAGCATCAGGACAACTCTGGCGTTTCTTCCCCTTCTAAGGAAATACAAGG GACGTATTGTTTTCATGTCCAGCATCATTGCCTACTTTACTCTGGGAAATGGCATTTATTCTATGACCAAGGCAGCTATTGAAAAATTTTGTGATGCTTTAAGACTGGAAATGAAGAAGTTTGGTGTGCAG GTCTGTATTATCCAGCCAGGAAATTATGCACGCTCTACAAAAATTCAGCCACCACTCAGTGCTGAAGAGATCTGGAGTGAATTGAGTGAAGAGGAAAAGGCTGTTTACAACAAGGAGTACATTCAAGAGCGGGCCAACTTTTTCAACAGTATCCTCAGTGAGGGAAGCACTAATGGCGGTGAGGTTGTAGATGCTATGGTGGATGCTCTGACATCTCCTGCACCCAAGGCACGTTACATGGTGGCAAAGCTGAAGGAGAAGGCCCTagtgtttgtgtgtgctttGTTCCCAACTGTTGTGATGGATTCTGTTCTGTCTTATGCTCTGAGCAAAGTAAAACTTGCATAG
- the ANKEF1 gene encoding ankyrin repeat and EF-hand domain-containing protein 1 isoform X1 — translation MAAAEAGGDPTAAPEPATSTCSSESTSLKEDNLSYPGMLPVDKRLLNLQIYKLLQCVHEKNKEQIENLIQKGFPDLINYTEPKEGYGAFHLASMKNDIEMCSFLLEHGARPNVHDKMGRTPAMKAAELGHEVILELLVKANADMTAVDNEGKGILFYCLSPTARHTHCLQIALEYGADVNNCTTTGRSVLLEACEQAHRLKEMCLIFLEKGADPNAKDPATGRTAVMEAAREGTAEVVLDLLRRGADVNLFDFERHSAAHFAAKGGFLEILMIISGYNADLKLIAMNGNTPLHYAAEGGFADCCRYIGQRGCDPTWSNLVHLTPREVAKNGGFKAAAAVLRKAEKAFKKPNEILAWYLKVYDWSLQHEDAIRKELETEEEGDGMVSRNDFMSLIRKHWGTVDEEQIEILAKMHEESSGKVRLDDFFKGSKYLQKIFLLSSFGPKAKKKKKPQRKKGKKGLPVPICVIPKSELPLREDGLPTYMVEAVPRIPEEQHFKQDHQATHPMLDDRVWYVEEPRKTLMDINYLVKKRDFVSLQKAFDAGVPVDIKDKYYKTPLMVACASGNIVLVEFLLEKGADVNATDNFLWTPLHHACYNGHLDITELLVKAGAAVNAPAIGNATPLMRAIEACRLDMVYFLITAGADVQATNSNGKSVLDLAQIFQNATIIELLENQLQILAEEQEKEEAMAAKGGKPKPAEPPKPVKEPEDVSEPPDENPVPEKPKRSRKDSSAYLKSLTKRENENDISFRPRKIWSPDATAIQLAERQELIREHAALYGHMEDFTTLFNRKFNK, via the exons atggcggccgCTGAGGCGGGCGGGGATCCGACCGCGGCCCCTGAGCCCGCGACGTCCACCTGCTCCTCAG AAAGTACTTCCTTGAAAGAAGACAATCTTTCCTATCCTGGGATGCTACCAGTAGATAAAAGGCTTCTAAACTTACAGATCTACAAACTTCTTCAGTGTGTTCATGAGAAAAACAAGGAGCAAATAGAAAATCTGATCCAGAAGGGATTCCCAGATCTCATTAATTACACAGAGCCTAAGGAAGGATATGGTGCCTTTCACTTGGCCTCCATGAAAAATGACATTGAAATgtgctccttcctgctggaaCACGGAGCTCGTCCAAATGTCCATGACAAAATGGGACGCACTCCTGCCATGAAGGCAGCTGAGCTAGGCCATGAGGTGATTTTGGAATTATTAGTAAAAGCTAATGCAGATATGACTGCTGTGGATAATGAAGGGAAAG GTATTTTGTTTTACTGCCTTTCACCTACAGCACGCCACACCCACTGCTTGCAAATTGCCTTGGAATATGGTGCAGATGTCAACAACTGTACTACTACTGGGAGGTCTGTGCTTCTAGAAGCCTGTGAGCAAGCTCATAGGCTTAAAGAAATGTGCTTGATTTTCTTGGAGAAAGGAGCAGATCCCAATGCAAAAGACCCG GCCACGGGGCGCACAGCAGTGATGGAAGCTGCAAGGGAAGGCACTGCCGAGGTGGTGCTGGATCTGCTTCGCAGGGGAGCCGATGTGAACCTGTTTGACTTTGAAAGGCACAGTGCGGCACATTTCGCAGCCAAAGGAGGCTTTTTGGAG atTCTGATGATTATTTCAGGTTATAATGCAGACTTGAAACTGATTGCCATGAATGGTAACACTCCACTTCATTACGCTGCAGAGGGAGGATTTGCAGATTGCTGCAGGTATATAGGACAAAGAG GCTGTGATCCTACATGGTCAAACTTGGTGCATCTGACCCCGAGGGAGGTTGCTAAGAATGGTGGgtttaaagcagcagcagcagtgttgcGCAAAGCTGAGAAAgcctttaaaaaaccaaatgaGATCCTTGCCTGGTATCTGAAGGTGTACGACTGGTCCTTGCAGCACGAGGACGCCATCCGCAAGGAGTTGGAGACTGAAGAAGAAGGAGATGGGATGGTATCCAGAAATGATTTTATGTCACTTATTAGGAAGCACTGGGGCACTGTGGACGAGGAACAAATAGAAATTCTTGCTAAAATGCATGAAGAATCCTCTGGCAAGGTCAGACTTGATGACTTTTTTAAAGGCTCAAAGTACTTGCAGAAAATCTTTCTGCTATCATCCTTTGGACCCAAAgcaaagaagaagaagaaaccacagagaaaaaaaggcaaaaaaggcCTCCCTGTGCCGATCTGTGTAATCCCGAAGAGTGAACTTCCTCTTAGGGAAGATGGTCTCCCTACCTACATGGTTGAGGCTGTCCCACGCATTCCTGAAGAGCAGCATTTCAAACAGGACCACCAAGCCACCCATCCCATGCTCGATGACCGTGTCTGGTACGTAGAGGAGCCAAGAAAAACCCTCATGGATATCAACTACCTTGTCAAAAAAAGAGACTTTGTGTCTCTGCAGAAAGCCTTCGACGCGGGTGTGCCAGTAGACATAAAAGATAAATATTACAAAACACCTTTGATGGTTGCATGTGCAAGTGGCAACATAGTTCTTGTGGAGTTTCTTCTGGAAAAGGG ggctgatgTCAATGCAACAGACAACTTCCTGTGGACTCCTCTGCATCATGCTTGCTATAATGGACACCTGGATATCACTGAGCTGCTGGtgaaggctggagcagctgtgaaTGCCCCTGCAATAGGCAATGCCACCCCGCTGATGAGAGCCATTGAGGCCTGCAGGCTGGACATGGTCTACTTCTTAATCACTGCAGGTGCTGATGTCCAAGCTACAAACAGCAATG gaaaGAGTGTTCTTGATCTTgctcaaatatttcaaaatgctaCAATAATTGAACTGCTTGAAAATCAACTGCAAATTTTGgcagaagaacaagaaaaagaagaagcaaTGGCAGCAAAAGGTGGGAagccaaaaccagcagagcCACCAAAACCTGTGAAAGAG CCTGAAGATGTATCAGAGCCACCTGATGAAAACCCTGTTCCTGAAAAGCCAAAGCGTTCCCGTAAGGACAGTTCTGCTTATTTGAAATCTTTGACAAAGAGAGAAAACGAAAATGACATCTCCTTCAGGCCCAGAAAA ATATGGAGCCCTGATGCCACAGCAATACAGCTtgcagaaaggcaggaattaaTCCGTGAACACGCTGCTCTGTATGGTCACATGGAAGATTTTACAACCCTCTTCAATAGAAAATTTAATAAGTAA
- the ANKEF1 gene encoding ankyrin repeat and EF-hand domain-containing protein 1 isoform X3 — protein MAAAEAGGDPTAAPEPATSTCSSESTSLKEDNLSYPGMLPVDKRLLNLQIYKLLQCVHEKNKEQIENLIQKGFPDLINYTEPKEGYGAFHLASMKNDIEMCSFLLEHGARPNVHDKMGRTPAMKAAELGHEVILELLVKANADMTAVDNEGKGILFYCLSPTARHTHCLQIALEYGADVNNCTTTGRSVLLEACEQAHRLKEMCLIFLEKGADPNAKDPATGRTAVMEAAREGTAEVVLDLLRRGADVNLFDFERHSAAHFAAKGGFLEHEDAIRKELETEEEGDGMVSRNDFMSLIRKHWGTVDEEQIEILAKMHEESSGKVRLDDFFKGSKYLQKIFLLSSFGPKAKKKKKPQRKKGKKGLPVPICVIPKSELPLREDGLPTYMVEAVPRIPEEQHFKQDHQATHPMLDDRVWYVEEPRKTLMDINYLVKKRDFVSLQKAFDAGVPVDIKDKYYKTPLMVACASGNIVLVEFLLEKGADVNATDNFLWTPLHHACYNGHLDITELLVKAGAAVNAPAIGNATPLMRAIEACRLDMVYFLITAGADVQATNSNGKSVLDLAQIFQNATIIELLENQLQILAEEQEKEEAMAAKGGKPKPAEPPKPVKEPEDVSEPPDENPVPEKPKRSRKDSSAYLKSLTKRENENDISFRPRKIWSPDATAIQLAERQELIREHAALYGHMEDFTTLFNRKFNK, from the exons atggcggccgCTGAGGCGGGCGGGGATCCGACCGCGGCCCCTGAGCCCGCGACGTCCACCTGCTCCTCAG AAAGTACTTCCTTGAAAGAAGACAATCTTTCCTATCCTGGGATGCTACCAGTAGATAAAAGGCTTCTAAACTTACAGATCTACAAACTTCTTCAGTGTGTTCATGAGAAAAACAAGGAGCAAATAGAAAATCTGATCCAGAAGGGATTCCCAGATCTCATTAATTACACAGAGCCTAAGGAAGGATATGGTGCCTTTCACTTGGCCTCCATGAAAAATGACATTGAAATgtgctccttcctgctggaaCACGGAGCTCGTCCAAATGTCCATGACAAAATGGGACGCACTCCTGCCATGAAGGCAGCTGAGCTAGGCCATGAGGTGATTTTGGAATTATTAGTAAAAGCTAATGCAGATATGACTGCTGTGGATAATGAAGGGAAAG GTATTTTGTTTTACTGCCTTTCACCTACAGCACGCCACACCCACTGCTTGCAAATTGCCTTGGAATATGGTGCAGATGTCAACAACTGTACTACTACTGGGAGGTCTGTGCTTCTAGAAGCCTGTGAGCAAGCTCATAGGCTTAAAGAAATGTGCTTGATTTTCTTGGAGAAAGGAGCAGATCCCAATGCAAAAGACCCG GCCACGGGGCGCACAGCAGTGATGGAAGCTGCAAGGGAAGGCACTGCCGAGGTGGTGCTGGATCTGCTTCGCAGGGGAGCCGATGTGAACCTGTTTGACTTTGAAAGGCACAGTGCGGCACATTTCGCAGCCAAAGGAGGCTTTTTGGAG CACGAGGACGCCATCCGCAAGGAGTTGGAGACTGAAGAAGAAGGAGATGGGATGGTATCCAGAAATGATTTTATGTCACTTATTAGGAAGCACTGGGGCACTGTGGACGAGGAACAAATAGAAATTCTTGCTAAAATGCATGAAGAATCCTCTGGCAAGGTCAGACTTGATGACTTTTTTAAAGGCTCAAAGTACTTGCAGAAAATCTTTCTGCTATCATCCTTTGGACCCAAAgcaaagaagaagaagaaaccacagagaaaaaaaggcaaaaaaggcCTCCCTGTGCCGATCTGTGTAATCCCGAAGAGTGAACTTCCTCTTAGGGAAGATGGTCTCCCTACCTACATGGTTGAGGCTGTCCCACGCATTCCTGAAGAGCAGCATTTCAAACAGGACCACCAAGCCACCCATCCCATGCTCGATGACCGTGTCTGGTACGTAGAGGAGCCAAGAAAAACCCTCATGGATATCAACTACCTTGTCAAAAAAAGAGACTTTGTGTCTCTGCAGAAAGCCTTCGACGCGGGTGTGCCAGTAGACATAAAAGATAAATATTACAAAACACCTTTGATGGTTGCATGTGCAAGTGGCAACATAGTTCTTGTGGAGTTTCTTCTGGAAAAGGG ggctgatgTCAATGCAACAGACAACTTCCTGTGGACTCCTCTGCATCATGCTTGCTATAATGGACACCTGGATATCACTGAGCTGCTGGtgaaggctggagcagctgtgaaTGCCCCTGCAATAGGCAATGCCACCCCGCTGATGAGAGCCATTGAGGCCTGCAGGCTGGACATGGTCTACTTCTTAATCACTGCAGGTGCTGATGTCCAAGCTACAAACAGCAATG gaaaGAGTGTTCTTGATCTTgctcaaatatttcaaaatgctaCAATAATTGAACTGCTTGAAAATCAACTGCAAATTTTGgcagaagaacaagaaaaagaagaagcaaTGGCAGCAAAAGGTGGGAagccaaaaccagcagagcCACCAAAACCTGTGAAAGAG CCTGAAGATGTATCAGAGCCACCTGATGAAAACCCTGTTCCTGAAAAGCCAAAGCGTTCCCGTAAGGACAGTTCTGCTTATTTGAAATCTTTGACAAAGAGAGAAAACGAAAATGACATCTCCTTCAGGCCCAGAAAA ATATGGAGCCCTGATGCCACAGCAATACAGCTtgcagaaaggcaggaattaaTCCGTGAACACGCTGCTCTGTATGGTCACATGGAAGATTTTACAACCCTCTTCAATAGAAAATTTAATAAGTAA